From Rhinolophus sinicus isolate RSC01 linkage group LG15, ASM3656204v1, whole genome shotgun sequence, the proteins below share one genomic window:
- the GPS1 gene encoding COP9 signalosome complex subunit 1 isoform X3 — MRPPTGRQRPGQAPSAAPLRAAPPAPRKRRPRCPGSGRRAAAGWAKMPLPVQVFNLQGAVEPMQIDVDPQEDPQNTPDVNYVVENPTLDLEQYAASYSGLMRIERLQFIADHCPPLRVEALKMALSFVQRTFNVDMYEEVHRKLSEATRELQNAPDAIPESGVEPPPLDTAWVEATRKKALLKLEKLDTDLKNYKGNSIKESIRRGHDDLGDHYLDCGDLSNALKCYSRARDYCTSAKHVINMCLNVIKVSVYLQNWSHVLSYVSKAESTPEIAEQRGERDSQTQAILTKLKCAAGLAELAARKYKQAAKCFLLASFDHCDFPELLSPSNVAVYGGLCALATFDRQELQRNVISSSSFKLFLELEPQVRDIIFKFYESKYASCLKMLDEMKDNLLLDMYLAPHVRTLYTQIRNRALIQYFSPYVSADMRKMATAFNTTVAALEDELTQLILEGLINARIDSHSKILYARDVDQRSTTFEKSLLMGKEFQRRAKAMILRAAVLRNQIHVKSPPREGSQGELTPANSQSRMSTNM, encoded by the exons ATGCGGCCGCCGACCGGCCGGCAGCGCCCGGGCCAGGCGCCCTCCGCGGCCCCTTTAAGAGCTGCCCCGCCCGCGCCCCGGAAGCGGCGGCCGCGCTGCCCCGGAAGTGGACGGCGCGCCGCGGCGGGGTGGGCGAAGATGCCGTTGCCGGTTCAGGTGTTTAACTTGCAG GGGGCAGTGGAGCCCATGCAGATCGACGTGGACCCGCAGGAGGACCCGCAGAACACGCCGGATGTCAACTATGTGGTGGAGAACCCCACCCTG GATCTGGAGCAGTATGCGGCCAGCTACAGTGGTCTGATGCGCATCGAGCGACTGCAGTTTATTGCCGACCACTGCCCCCCGCTGCGCGTGGAGGCCCTCAAGATGGCCCTGTCCTTCGTGCAGAGGACCTTCAATGTGGACATGTACGAGGAGGTCCACCGGAAGCTGTCAGAGGCCACCAG GGAGCTGCAGAATGCGCCAGACGCCATCCCCGAGAGTGGCGTGGAGCCCCCGCCACTGGACACGGCCTGGGTGGAGGCCACACGGAAGAAGGCCCTGCTAAAGCTGGAGAAGCTGGACACGGACCTGAAGAATTATAAGGGCAACTCCATCAAGGAGAGCATTAG GCGTGGCCACGATGACCTGGGTGACCACTACCTCGACTGTGGGGACCTTAGCAACGCCCTCAAATGTTACTCCCGGGCCCGGGACTACTGTACCAGCGCCAAGCATGTCATCAACATGTGCCTCAATGTCATCAAG GTCAGCGTCTACTTGCAGAATTGGTCTCACGTGCTGAGCTACGTCAGTAAGGCTGAGTCTACCCCAGAGATTGCCGAG CAGCGTGGGGAGCGGGACAGCCAGACCCAGGCCATCCTCACCAAGCTCAAGTGTGCCGCAG GGCTGGCTGAGCTGGCTGCTCGCAAGTACAAGCAGGCAGCCAAGTGCTTCCTGCTGGCTTCCTTCGATCACTGCGACTTCCCTGAG CTGCTTTCCCCCAGCAACGTGGCCGTCTATGGCGGCCTGTGCGCCTTGGCCACCTTTGACCGGCAGGAGCTCCAGCGCAACGTCATCTCCAGCag CTCCTTCAAGTTGTTCTTGGAGCTGGAGCCACAGGTGCGGGACATCATCTTCAAGTTCTACGAGTCCAAGTACGCCTCGTGCCTGAAGATGCTGGACGAGATGAAG GACAACCTGCTCTTGGACATGTACCTGGCCCCCCACGTCAGGACCCTGTACACCCAGATTCGCAACCGAGCCCTCATCCAG TACTTCAGTCCCTACGTGTCGGCTGACATGCGCAAGATGGCCACGGCTTTCAACACCACGGTGGCAGCTCTGGAGGACGAGTTGACGCAGCTCATCCTGGAGGGGCTGATCAATGCCCGCATTGACTCCCACAGCAAG ATCTTATATGCCCGTGACGTGGACCAGCGCAGCACCACGTTCGAGAAGTCCCTGCTCATGGGCAAGGAGTTCCAGCGCCGTGCCAAAGCCATGATCCTGCGGGCGGCCGTGCTGCGTAACCAGATCCACGTCAAG TCCCCTCCACGAGAGGGGAGCCAGGGGGAGCTGACACCAGCCAATAGCCAGTCCCGAATGAGCACCAACATGTGA
- the GPS1 gene encoding COP9 signalosome complex subunit 1 isoform X2 yields the protein MPLPVQVFNLQQPASSVSGSGGAESQDRMRDSPAPSAAASSVTALYRAPPSGRADLFLPGTAGDFSLSASLSACTLLYEGAVEPMQIDVDPQEDPQNTPDVNYVVENPTLDLEQYAASYSGLMRIERLQFIADHCPPLRVEALKMALSFVQRTFNVDMYEEVHRKLSEATRELQNAPDAIPESGVEPPPLDTAWVEATRKKALLKLEKLDTDLKNYKGNSIKESIRRGHDDLGDHYLDCGDLSNALKCYSRARDYCTSAKHVINMCLNVIKVSVYLQNWSHVLSYVSKAESTPEIAERGERDSQTQAILTKLKCAAGLAELAARKYKQAAKCFLLASFDHCDFPELLSPSNVAVYGGLCALATFDRQELQRNVISSSSFKLFLELEPQVRDIIFKFYESKYASCLKMLDEMKDNLLLDMYLAPHVRTLYTQIRNRALIQYFSPYVSADMRKMATAFNTTVAALEDELTQLILEGLINARIDSHSKILYARDVDQRSTTFEKSLLMGKEFQRRAKAMILRAAVLRNQIHVKSPPREGSQGELTPANSQSRMSTNM from the exons ATGCCGTTGCCGGTTCAGGTGTTTAACTTGCAG CAGCCAGCCAGCTCTGTGTCAGGGTCGGGGGGTGCAGAGAGTCAGGACAGAATGAGGGATAGCCCGGCCCCCAGCGCGGCCGCCTCGTCAGTGACAGCGCTGTACCGCGCCCCTCCCAGCGGTAGGGCAGACCTCTTCCTGCCGGGCACGGCCGGGGACTTCAGCCTGAGCGCCAGCCTGTCGGCCTGTACGCTGCTTTACGAG GGGGCAGTGGAGCCCATGCAGATCGACGTGGACCCGCAGGAGGACCCGCAGAACACGCCGGATGTCAACTATGTGGTGGAGAACCCCACCCTG GATCTGGAGCAGTATGCGGCCAGCTACAGTGGTCTGATGCGCATCGAGCGACTGCAGTTTATTGCCGACCACTGCCCCCCGCTGCGCGTGGAGGCCCTCAAGATGGCCCTGTCCTTCGTGCAGAGGACCTTCAATGTGGACATGTACGAGGAGGTCCACCGGAAGCTGTCAGAGGCCACCAG GGAGCTGCAGAATGCGCCAGACGCCATCCCCGAGAGTGGCGTGGAGCCCCCGCCACTGGACACGGCCTGGGTGGAGGCCACACGGAAGAAGGCCCTGCTAAAGCTGGAGAAGCTGGACACGGACCTGAAGAATTATAAGGGCAACTCCATCAAGGAGAGCATTAG GCGTGGCCACGATGACCTGGGTGACCACTACCTCGACTGTGGGGACCTTAGCAACGCCCTCAAATGTTACTCCCGGGCCCGGGACTACTGTACCAGCGCCAAGCATGTCATCAACATGTGCCTCAATGTCATCAAG GTCAGCGTCTACTTGCAGAATTGGTCTCACGTGCTGAGCTACGTCAGTAAGGCTGAGTCTACCCCAGAGATTGCCGAG CGTGGGGAGCGGGACAGCCAGACCCAGGCCATCCTCACCAAGCTCAAGTGTGCCGCAG GGCTGGCTGAGCTGGCTGCTCGCAAGTACAAGCAGGCAGCCAAGTGCTTCCTGCTGGCTTCCTTCGATCACTGCGACTTCCCTGAG CTGCTTTCCCCCAGCAACGTGGCCGTCTATGGCGGCCTGTGCGCCTTGGCCACCTTTGACCGGCAGGAGCTCCAGCGCAACGTCATCTCCAGCag CTCCTTCAAGTTGTTCTTGGAGCTGGAGCCACAGGTGCGGGACATCATCTTCAAGTTCTACGAGTCCAAGTACGCCTCGTGCCTGAAGATGCTGGACGAGATGAAG GACAACCTGCTCTTGGACATGTACCTGGCCCCCCACGTCAGGACCCTGTACACCCAGATTCGCAACCGAGCCCTCATCCAG TACTTCAGTCCCTACGTGTCGGCTGACATGCGCAAGATGGCCACGGCTTTCAACACCACGGTGGCAGCTCTGGAGGACGAGTTGACGCAGCTCATCCTGGAGGGGCTGATCAATGCCCGCATTGACTCCCACAGCAAG ATCTTATATGCCCGTGACGTGGACCAGCGCAGCACCACGTTCGAGAAGTCCCTGCTCATGGGCAAGGAGTTCCAGCGCCGTGCCAAAGCCATGATCCTGCGGGCGGCCGTGCTGCGTAACCAGATCCACGTCAAG TCCCCTCCACGAGAGGGGAGCCAGGGGGAGCTGACACCAGCCAATAGCCAGTCCCGAATGAGCACCAACATGTGA
- the GPS1 gene encoding COP9 signalosome complex subunit 1 isoform X4, protein MPLPVQVFNLQGAVEPMQIDVDPQEDPQNTPDVNYVVENPTLDLEQYAASYSGLMRIERLQFIADHCPPLRVEALKMALSFVQRTFNVDMYEEVHRKLSEATRELQNAPDAIPESGVEPPPLDTAWVEATRKKALLKLEKLDTDLKNYKGNSIKESIRRGHDDLGDHYLDCGDLSNALKCYSRARDYCTSAKHVINMCLNVIKVSVYLQNWSHVLSYVSKAESTPEIAERGERDSQTQAILTKLKCAAGLAELAARKYKQAAKCFLLASFDHCDFPELLSPSNVAVYGGLCALATFDRQELQRNVISSSSFKLFLELEPQVRDIIFKFYESKYASCLKMLDEMKDNLLLDMYLAPHVRTLYTQIRNRALIQYFSPYVSADMRKMATAFNTTVAALEDELTQLILEGLINARIDSHSKILYARDVDQRSTTFEKSLLMGKEFQRRAKAMILRAAVLRNQIHVKSPPREGSQGELTPANSQSRMSTNM, encoded by the exons ATGCCGTTGCCGGTTCAGGTGTTTAACTTGCAG GGGGCAGTGGAGCCCATGCAGATCGACGTGGACCCGCAGGAGGACCCGCAGAACACGCCGGATGTCAACTATGTGGTGGAGAACCCCACCCTG GATCTGGAGCAGTATGCGGCCAGCTACAGTGGTCTGATGCGCATCGAGCGACTGCAGTTTATTGCCGACCACTGCCCCCCGCTGCGCGTGGAGGCCCTCAAGATGGCCCTGTCCTTCGTGCAGAGGACCTTCAATGTGGACATGTACGAGGAGGTCCACCGGAAGCTGTCAGAGGCCACCAG GGAGCTGCAGAATGCGCCAGACGCCATCCCCGAGAGTGGCGTGGAGCCCCCGCCACTGGACACGGCCTGGGTGGAGGCCACACGGAAGAAGGCCCTGCTAAAGCTGGAGAAGCTGGACACGGACCTGAAGAATTATAAGGGCAACTCCATCAAGGAGAGCATTAG GCGTGGCCACGATGACCTGGGTGACCACTACCTCGACTGTGGGGACCTTAGCAACGCCCTCAAATGTTACTCCCGGGCCCGGGACTACTGTACCAGCGCCAAGCATGTCATCAACATGTGCCTCAATGTCATCAAG GTCAGCGTCTACTTGCAGAATTGGTCTCACGTGCTGAGCTACGTCAGTAAGGCTGAGTCTACCCCAGAGATTGCCGAG CGTGGGGAGCGGGACAGCCAGACCCAGGCCATCCTCACCAAGCTCAAGTGTGCCGCAG GGCTGGCTGAGCTGGCTGCTCGCAAGTACAAGCAGGCAGCCAAGTGCTTCCTGCTGGCTTCCTTCGATCACTGCGACTTCCCTGAG CTGCTTTCCCCCAGCAACGTGGCCGTCTATGGCGGCCTGTGCGCCTTGGCCACCTTTGACCGGCAGGAGCTCCAGCGCAACGTCATCTCCAGCag CTCCTTCAAGTTGTTCTTGGAGCTGGAGCCACAGGTGCGGGACATCATCTTCAAGTTCTACGAGTCCAAGTACGCCTCGTGCCTGAAGATGCTGGACGAGATGAAG GACAACCTGCTCTTGGACATGTACCTGGCCCCCCACGTCAGGACCCTGTACACCCAGATTCGCAACCGAGCCCTCATCCAG TACTTCAGTCCCTACGTGTCGGCTGACATGCGCAAGATGGCCACGGCTTTCAACACCACGGTGGCAGCTCTGGAGGACGAGTTGACGCAGCTCATCCTGGAGGGGCTGATCAATGCCCGCATTGACTCCCACAGCAAG ATCTTATATGCCCGTGACGTGGACCAGCGCAGCACCACGTTCGAGAAGTCCCTGCTCATGGGCAAGGAGTTCCAGCGCCGTGCCAAAGCCATGATCCTGCGGGCGGCCGTGCTGCGTAACCAGATCCACGTCAAG TCCCCTCCACGAGAGGGGAGCCAGGGGGAGCTGACACCAGCCAATAGCCAGTCCCGAATGAGCACCAACATGTGA
- the GPS1 gene encoding COP9 signalosome complex subunit 1 isoform X1: protein MPLPVQVFNLQQPASSVSGSGGAESQDRMRDSPAPSAAASSVTALYRAPPSGRADLFLPGTAGDFSLSASLSACTLLYEGAVEPMQIDVDPQEDPQNTPDVNYVVENPTLDLEQYAASYSGLMRIERLQFIADHCPPLRVEALKMALSFVQRTFNVDMYEEVHRKLSEATRELQNAPDAIPESGVEPPPLDTAWVEATRKKALLKLEKLDTDLKNYKGNSIKESIRRGHDDLGDHYLDCGDLSNALKCYSRARDYCTSAKHVINMCLNVIKVSVYLQNWSHVLSYVSKAESTPEIAEQRGERDSQTQAILTKLKCAAGLAELAARKYKQAAKCFLLASFDHCDFPELLSPSNVAVYGGLCALATFDRQELQRNVISSSSFKLFLELEPQVRDIIFKFYESKYASCLKMLDEMKDNLLLDMYLAPHVRTLYTQIRNRALIQYFSPYVSADMRKMATAFNTTVAALEDELTQLILEGLINARIDSHSKILYARDVDQRSTTFEKSLLMGKEFQRRAKAMILRAAVLRNQIHVKSPPREGSQGELTPANSQSRMSTNM, encoded by the exons ATGCCGTTGCCGGTTCAGGTGTTTAACTTGCAG CAGCCAGCCAGCTCTGTGTCAGGGTCGGGGGGTGCAGAGAGTCAGGACAGAATGAGGGATAGCCCGGCCCCCAGCGCGGCCGCCTCGTCAGTGACAGCGCTGTACCGCGCCCCTCCCAGCGGTAGGGCAGACCTCTTCCTGCCGGGCACGGCCGGGGACTTCAGCCTGAGCGCCAGCCTGTCGGCCTGTACGCTGCTTTACGAG GGGGCAGTGGAGCCCATGCAGATCGACGTGGACCCGCAGGAGGACCCGCAGAACACGCCGGATGTCAACTATGTGGTGGAGAACCCCACCCTG GATCTGGAGCAGTATGCGGCCAGCTACAGTGGTCTGATGCGCATCGAGCGACTGCAGTTTATTGCCGACCACTGCCCCCCGCTGCGCGTGGAGGCCCTCAAGATGGCCCTGTCCTTCGTGCAGAGGACCTTCAATGTGGACATGTACGAGGAGGTCCACCGGAAGCTGTCAGAGGCCACCAG GGAGCTGCAGAATGCGCCAGACGCCATCCCCGAGAGTGGCGTGGAGCCCCCGCCACTGGACACGGCCTGGGTGGAGGCCACACGGAAGAAGGCCCTGCTAAAGCTGGAGAAGCTGGACACGGACCTGAAGAATTATAAGGGCAACTCCATCAAGGAGAGCATTAG GCGTGGCCACGATGACCTGGGTGACCACTACCTCGACTGTGGGGACCTTAGCAACGCCCTCAAATGTTACTCCCGGGCCCGGGACTACTGTACCAGCGCCAAGCATGTCATCAACATGTGCCTCAATGTCATCAAG GTCAGCGTCTACTTGCAGAATTGGTCTCACGTGCTGAGCTACGTCAGTAAGGCTGAGTCTACCCCAGAGATTGCCGAG CAGCGTGGGGAGCGGGACAGCCAGACCCAGGCCATCCTCACCAAGCTCAAGTGTGCCGCAG GGCTGGCTGAGCTGGCTGCTCGCAAGTACAAGCAGGCAGCCAAGTGCTTCCTGCTGGCTTCCTTCGATCACTGCGACTTCCCTGAG CTGCTTTCCCCCAGCAACGTGGCCGTCTATGGCGGCCTGTGCGCCTTGGCCACCTTTGACCGGCAGGAGCTCCAGCGCAACGTCATCTCCAGCag CTCCTTCAAGTTGTTCTTGGAGCTGGAGCCACAGGTGCGGGACATCATCTTCAAGTTCTACGAGTCCAAGTACGCCTCGTGCCTGAAGATGCTGGACGAGATGAAG GACAACCTGCTCTTGGACATGTACCTGGCCCCCCACGTCAGGACCCTGTACACCCAGATTCGCAACCGAGCCCTCATCCAG TACTTCAGTCCCTACGTGTCGGCTGACATGCGCAAGATGGCCACGGCTTTCAACACCACGGTGGCAGCTCTGGAGGACGAGTTGACGCAGCTCATCCTGGAGGGGCTGATCAATGCCCGCATTGACTCCCACAGCAAG ATCTTATATGCCCGTGACGTGGACCAGCGCAGCACCACGTTCGAGAAGTCCCTGCTCATGGGCAAGGAGTTCCAGCGCCGTGCCAAAGCCATGATCCTGCGGGCGGCCGTGCTGCGTAACCAGATCCACGTCAAG TCCCCTCCACGAGAGGGGAGCCAGGGGGAGCTGACACCAGCCAATAGCCAGTCCCGAATGAGCACCAACATGTGA